ATTGATGACTTTGATCGGAAAATGGAAAACATCAGAGTCATTTGTCTGCTGGGCTTGATAAAAAAGCTCTACGCACCTTGGATCCATGATGTCGTCGTCGGAGAAAAGCCAAACCCAATCTTCACCTTTCGTCAAGGAGAGGCAACGATTCCAGTGAGCAACCAAATCTTTACCGCCAAGATTCTCTTCGAATCTGTGGTAGGTATGAGGAATACCTGAAAGTTGCTCCTCCACGATTTGGCCTAATGATGCCGGACTTGCATCGTCACCGATGTAAACGTGGAAATGCTTACATGTTTGCTGGGCGATGGACAGCAGCGCTTCCCTGAAAAAATCTGGTTTCCAGGCGGGGATGACAATAGCGAGCGAAGGTGACATTTTGGGAGACTCCACGGAAAAGATAAGGTCACCAGCGATGGCGAATCTGGCTTTGCACCAATTTTTCGGACAGCTTAGAACGTTTATAATCTTGGCATGCCCAATCTTGCAGATACATAAGGGTTGACAATACCACTGCGCCAGACCCCGAAAGGAATATCGCAGAAAGAGGAAGTGTTAATATGATCGAAATAAATGTTATTGGGATATAGGCTGATTGAAAATCAATTCGCTTGATGGTGTTATGGATAAGCATGGTCGTTGATATGATTGTGTAAAATATACCGTAAACACTTAAGGTTCCTACGATGCCAACATCTGCCTGGAATAAGCCGCGGGAGATCAATTTTCGAAGCGCCAATCCAGCCTCTGAGTTGTATTTTGGGAATCCGTTTCCGAGAAAAAAGTTTATTTTGTGAGGCCAAAATTCGAAGAGGAAATACCGGTAAGAAAGTAAGCGGATGTTGTCGTCATTCGCATCTTCCTTTGTGACGTCAATTAGTTTTTTGAAGATGGATTCGTAGCTGGCGGCGAGTGCGACAAAAAATGTAAAAACGAAAAAAATGAATTTGATCTCGAGGCGAGAACCTTTTTTAATAACGTACCAGAGGACCATAAGGCTTGCGCTTGCTATCGACACAAAAAGGATCTGACGGGTGCCGTAATAATAAATCCCAGTGAACAGGAAGCCCGCGAGAACCAGATAGCGGGTCTTTTTCTGGTCGAGAAATCGGTTCAGGGCCAAGAATGCAGAAATCGTTCCAAAATAGAACCCATCGATCATATACCGGTAAATGCCTGCGCGATATTCAATTGGGTCCGGGCGAGACGGATCGAACCTTGAAAAGAAAAGAAAGTGCGGATAAGTGAATTGTTGGATAATCGTGATCGAGGCCCAAACGATTCCCGCGAACAATAGGAATTTTATCAAATCATCTCGATCGATTTGAAAGCGGTGGAGGATGTAGAAGACCATCCAGTATAAAAACTGGTAGCTAAAATTTAAACATGAAATTGGGGATTGATCGTTGTATAGATACAGCGGAATCCATGTGGTAAATGAGAACAATACAATGAGGTTGACGTAAATAGCATTTCGTGCGGATGGATGAGTTGTTGATTTCCTCGTCGGTAAGAAAAACAGTGATCCGAGAACGGAAAACACAGTCAGCTTTTCTATGGACTGCCACAGCATTGCTTCTGGCTCTGCATAAAACGACCAGGCTCTAATACTGACGATGGAGGAAATAATGATCAGTAAGAACTCTATCCTAAAAAAACGTCGAAAGTGTTTTACTGTCGGCGGTAATCTAGGTGTAAAATTCTGTTCTCGATGAGACGCTAAGTTCATTTGGGGAACAGTGTTTGACGAAACCACGAAACAAACATTCTCACGCTTGTTTGTATTGGTAAAATCATCATTCCGTTCTTAATGAGTCTGATTTTTTGTTCTCTCGTGGTGGTTTCAAGTCGAATAAGATCGACAAACAATCTACCAATTCGGTTTATGTTTTCTTGATCCAGAACTTTTAGATGCGACTTTCGGATGCTGCGCATTAAATGGAATAAGCGAATGCTGTTCACTGTCTTTTTCATATACGATTCGTTATGAGAAAGACCTCCGGAGTGGACTCGATACATGGTTGTCAAGCTGGGAATATAATGAATTTCGTAATCTTTTGCAATCTCTAGCCAATACAGAAAATCAATTTCGAAATCAATCTTAAGTGCGTCGAATTTTTCATTGGCTGCTAAAAAAATATCTGATCTAATCACAACGGTGGGAGTGCTAATAAAATTAGCAATCATAAGTTCGCAAAATACTTGTCCAGAACGACGGCGTCGCCTCATTCTGTCCAAGAATGGGAGGTAAGGGTGATTTTCCGGGCAATCGACATCAAAGTCGGTATGAACCATTCCGACTTCAGGATGGTTTTCCAGATAGGTGATTTCCTTCACGAGTTTTTCTGGATCAGTCCAGTAATCGTCGCATTCGCAAAGTGCGATGTATTTCC
This DNA window, taken from Fibrobacterota bacterium, encodes the following:
- a CDS encoding glycosyltransferase is translated as MSDILPNHGDLSKPMVTVCSLSFNHAPFVRQTMDGFLAQTAPFKIQFIIHDDASTDGTQEILKEYNNRYPDRFEFILQETNIWSQKRDSFREFILPKAKGKYIALCECDDYWTDPEKLVKEITYLENHPEVGMVHTDFDVDCPENHPYLPFLDRMRRRRRSGQVFCELMIANFISTPTVVIRSDIFLAANEKFDALKIDFEIDFLYWLEIAKDYEIHYIPSLTTMYRVHSGGLSHNESYMKKTVNSIRLFHLMRSIRKSHLKVLDQENINRIGRLFVDLIRLETTTREQKIRLIKNGMMILPIQTSVRMFVSWFRQTLFPK